The DNA sequence CGGGACGGAACGCCGTGGGTGCGGCAACCGAGGGCGCCCGCCAAGTGGTGCTGCCGATCCTCACCTCCACTGCCACCACCCTCATCGTCTTCGTGCCCTTCGTGTACCTGCAGGGGGAGCTGCGGGTGTTCTACGTGCCTCTGGCGATCGTGGTGGCGCTGACGCTGGGGGCCTCGCTGCTGGTGGCGTTCACCTTCATTCCGGCACTGGCTGCGCGCGTCCTGCCCCGGGTGCGGAGGGACGAAGCCGCGACCAGTGCAGCCCATCGAAGCCAGCCCCGTGCCGCGGGGGCCGTCCCCGAGTCCGGCGACCCGGGCGACGCGCACTCCGCAGGTGCGCCGGTCGGGCGCGGACGGAAGACGCCGCTCTATACCCGCCTCTATTCCACCATCATCGGCTTCACCCTGCGCCGTGCCTGGCTCGCGGTGACGGTGGCGGTGCTGGCCTTCGGCGGGTCGTGGTATCTGTTCGAGAACCACGTCACCCGGGGCGTGCTCTGGGGCGGGGGAATGGGCGGCCTGGACACCTACGTCCTCATCAATATCGAGCTGCCGCGCGGCTCCGACCTCGAGCGGACCGACAATCTGGTTCGCTCGTTCGAAGAACGGCTGGCCGCGATTCCGGAGGTGGAACGCTTCACGTCGAGGGTGACCGGCACCTACGGGCAGATCACCGTCAACTTCCCCGATTCGCTCGAGAACACCGGCATCCCGATGGCCATCAAGGAACAGATGTTCAGCCACAGCCTGGGCTTCACCGGGGCCGAGGTGCGGGTGATCGGCCGCGGCCTGGGATTCTACGGCGGAGGCGGAGGCGCCTCGCCGAACTATTCCATGAAAGTACTTGGGTACAACTACGAACAGGTGCGCGAGATCGCCGAAGATCTGGGCGACCGGCTCGCACGGGTGCCGCGGGTGCGCACCATCGACACCAACTCCGCCGGGCGATTCGTCCGCGAGCGCGCGACCGAGTTCGTGGTCGAGATCGAACGGGACCAGCTGGCGCGCCACGACATGTCGGTGCAGGAGCTGGTCGCGCGCATGAACGCGGCCGTCAGGGGCCAGACCAGCGAGGCGCAACTCAAGATCGGCGGCGACGAGGTGCGCTACGAGGTAAAGCTGGAGGGATACCGCGACACCGATGTGCAGGAGTTGCTCGAAACCATCATCGCCACCTCAACCGGCACCGGCATCCGTCTGGGCGACGTGGTCTCGATCGCCCCCGTGGACGTGCTCGCCTGGATCCGCCGCGAGGACCAGCAGTACGAGCGCACCGTGGCGTACGAGTTCGCGGGTCCGCGCCGGCTGGGCGACCAGTACTACGACGGCATCGTCGAGTCCACCGAACTCCCGGTCGGCTACGTGATCGAAGAGGATCAGGGATTCCGGTGGAGCGAAGAGGACCGTCGCCAGATCTACGCGGTGCTGGCGGTGTCGATCCTCCTCATCTACATGGTGACCGCCGCGCTCTTCGAGTCGGTGCGCCTGCCCCTGTGCGTCCTGCTCACGGTGCCGATGGCGCTGATCGGGGTATTCCTGATGTTCTTCTACACGGGCGCATCGTTCACCCGGGAGGCGTACGTGGGGGTCATCATGATGGGCGGCATCGTGGTCAACAACGCGATCCTGCTGGTGGACAACATCAACCGCGTGCGGCGCGAATCCGGGGGTGATCTGCATGCTGCCATTCTCGCCGGCACCCTCGAGCGGGTGCGGCCGATCCTGATGACCACCGCCACCACGGTGCTCGGGCTGCTCCCGCTGGTGCTTTTCTCCGAGACGGCCGACTCCACCATCTGGAACGCGCTCGGCTACGCGCTCATCGGCGGGCTGCTGTCGTCCACGGTCTTCGTGCTGGCCACCACCCCGGCCATCTACCTGCTCATCGAGGGCCGGGGCGCACGAGCCGGGCAGGTGGCCGCGCGGGCGCCGGCCGCCTGATCCGTGCGCGTTCGCTTCGCTCCGTCGCCGACGGGGTTTCTGCATGTCGGCGGCGCCCGCACCGCGCTTTTCAACTGGCTGCTCGCGCGCCGGAGCGGCGGGACCTTCGTGCTGCGCATCGAAGACACCGACCGCGCCCGCTCGAGCGAGGCGATGACCGGGGCCATTCTGCACGGGCTGGAGTGGCTCGGCATCGACTGGGACGAGGGGCCCTTCTTCCAGAGCGACCGGGTGGGCGAGCACACGGCCGCCGGCCGCAAGCTGCTGGCCGGCGGGCATGCGTACCGGGACTTCTCCACGCCCGAAGAACTCGCCCGCGACCGCGCCAACATCGCCGTCCTGGCGGGCGAGGCCACCCGGGCGGCCCGGCGGCGGGCGGAGGCGCTGGCGCCCGGCGAAGCCGAAGAGCGCGCCGCGGCGGGCGAACCGCACGCGATGCGCTTCCTCGTCCCGGAGGGCTCGACCGAATGGGAGGACGCCGTCCACGGCCGCATGCGCTTCCGCAACCGGGACATCGACGACCTGGTCATTCTGCGCGCCGACGGCAGCCCGACCTACAACCTCGCGGTGGTCTGCGACGATGCCCACGCGCGCATCGACATGGTGCTCCGGGGCGACGACCACCTGTCCAATACGCCCAAGCAGATCCTTCTGGCGCGGGCCCTGGGCTTCCCGGTGCCGCGCTTCGGCCACGTGCCGCTCATCCTGGGACGGGACGGCAAGCGCCTCTCCAAGCGCCACGGCGCCACCGATATCGCCGAGTATCGGCGCGACATTCTGCCGGAGGCGATGGTCAACTTCCTGGCCCTGCTCGGCTGGTCCCCCGGCGACGACCGCGAGGTGATGGAGCTGGACGAGATCGTCCGGCGCTTCTCGCTCAAGCGCATCCTGCGCAAGGGCTCGGTGTTCGACGCCGACAAGCTCGCCTGGCTCAACGGCCGCCACCTGTCGCGCATGGATCTCGCCCGGCTGGGGTCGCTCGTGAAGGCGCAGCTCCCGCAGGCAGCGGATGCGACGATCAAGGACCGGCCGGGCTGGTACGAAGGCCTGCTCGACCTGCTGCGCACGCGGGCGCGCAGCCTGGACGCGCTGGCCCGCAACGTGTTGCTCTACCTGCCGGGCGAGATCTCTTACGAACCCAAGGCTGTACGCAAGCACTGGAAGCGCCGAGCGCAGGTAGAGGAGTATCTGAACGCCCTCCGCCGGAGGTTCGAGCACTGCGAGTGGCAGCCCGAGCCGCTGGAGAGCTCGCTCCGGAGTCTCGCCGAGGAGTTCGGCGTGGGCGCGGGGCGCCTGATCCATCCGCTCCGGGTGGCGCTCACCGGCCAGGCCGCGAGCCCCGGCATCTTCGACGTGCTGTACCACCTCGGGAAGCCCGTCTCCCTCGACCGCATCGGGCGCGCGCTGGAGACGCTGGCCGCAGGAGAGGCCGATCCCGCGCCCGCCGGCCAGACCGCTGCCGCGCCGGGTAGCCGGTGAGGCCGGTGATGCGCAAACGAGTGCCTACCGGACGGACGAGGCGACCAGACCCGGCGGTGTGGTATCCGGGGCGCCGGAGGCGAACAGCACGGTCGGCCGCCTTCGCGGTGGCCGCGATGACGACGCTGATCGCCCTCGCGCCTCCTGCGCTTTCGGCGCAACGGGCCAACCGCAAGGCCGTCGAGGTCATTTTCGACGTGCTGCCGCCAGGCGAGCAGCCCACCTTCTTCGCCGAACAGGTCGGGCGCCCACCCGGCGCCACCGGCCGCGCCCTGCTGGACGACGAGAACCGGAGCGCGCTGGAGCAGCTCGGCTACGTCGAGGTCGCCGCGGTCGAGGACGTGCTGCTCTGCCCCGACTTCCCGTCCCCCGAGGGTTGCCGCATCCGGGACGCGGGCGTGCTCTACCAGCTCGTCATGCCCGAACCCATCGCCGGCGGACGGCTCTCGATGCGCGTGGTTCGTCTGATCGACGGGGCCGGCACCAACGGCCTGATCCGCCGCGAAGTGTGGGACATCCTGATGGTGCCCGACGCCGAGATGGGATGGCGGGCCGTGCGCACGCGCCTCGACGCCACCAGCGATGGCCCTTGGGCCCCGCCGCCCGGTTCGTACGGGCTCGAAGGAGGACGCGTCAACATGAACAGATCCACCGCACACGACGATCCGGCCATAGCCGGCATTTCGGGCGGCTCCAGGCGGTGAGCGGGGCGGAGAAGCACGCGCGGGCACTCATCGTGAAGGCGTGGCGATCGCGCTGGGAGGCGCTGCAATCGCCACCGGCCGACGAGGCGGACCTGGGTGTCCTCATGGCACGGATCGAGGCCGACCTCGTCAGGGCCTGCGAGATCTCCCGGCAGGCAGGTGCGAGCAAGGAGCTGTCCGCCGCGCTGGGCAAGCTCGGCCACGTCGCGCTGGACCTGGGCCACCCGGACAAGGCCCGGACTCTGTTCGAGGAGTCGGTCGCGGCCGCGCGGGAGACCCGCGATCCGCTGCGGCTCGCACACGCGGTGCGGCACCTTGGCCAGGTGAACCAGCGCCTTGGTCGGCTCGATTCAGCGGGACGGTGTTACGAGGAGGCGCTCGACCTGTACGATCGCGACAGGACGGCCCATCCCCTGGACCACGCCAACGCCGTTCGGCCCATGGCCCTGCTCAGGGAGGAACTCGGCGACGCTGAAGGGGCGCGGCACCTGTGGCGCAGGGCCGCGAAGCTGTACCGAGCCGCCGGTGTCGAGGAGGGTGTGCGCGAATGCGAAACGCATCTGTCGAGCCCGTAGCCTCCGCCCCGCCTCCGGCTCAGGCGCCCGCGCCCGCGCCCGCCGTCTCCTTCATCCCGTACCGGCGACGCACGTAGTCGTCCACGATCTCCTTGAACTCGTCCGCCAGGCCTTCGCCCTTGAGCGTGCAGTAGTGGGCTCCGTCCACGTAGACCGGGGCCTTGGGCTCCTCGAAGGTGCCGGGCAGCGAGATGCCGATATCGGCGTGCTTCGACTCCCCGGGACCGTTCACCACGCAGCCCATGACCGCGACGCGCATCTCCTCGACCCCGGGATGCATCGACTTCCAGACCGGCATCTGCGCGCGCAGATAGCCCTGGATGTCCTCCGCGAGCTCCTGGAAGAAAACGCTGGTGGTCCGTCCGCATCCCGGACATGAGGTGACCTGGGGCTCGAAGTTGCGGATCTCGAGCGACTGCAGGATCTGCTTCGCGACTTGCACTTCCTCGGTTCGGTCCCCACCCGGACGGGGCGTCAGCGAGACGCGGATGGTGTCGCCGATCCCCTCGAGCAGCAGCGGGGCCAGCCCCGCGGCGCTGGCTACGATGCCCGGAATGCCCATGCCGGCTTCCGTCAGCCCGAGGTGAAGCGCGTAGTCGCTCAGGGGCGCCAGCTTGCGATAAACGGTCACAAGGTCCTGCACCT is a window from the Gammaproteobacteria bacterium genome containing:
- a CDS encoding efflux RND transporter permease subunit yields the protein MIAGSIRRPVAVAMGCLAVALMGASAWRNIPIELLPETQLPRLNVEARWPGASPETVEAFLTSPIEAAVQQVKGVEKVISLSREFQGTGTSSIEVHFSRDTDMDFARLDLSERLSALEEELPAAVQRILVQPYVPPEFESRSQRGFLRYTYTGPYTLEALRADLDDRVVPDLTQIEGVALVQASGGRERLIEIELNEDRVSSLGLSPGVVNRRINDLDLVREAGAVRAGDQEWSVTIQNRVARADEIRNTVLLENGGTLVRVSDVADVRDSYEEPRTYNRINAQPSVSFLVIREIGANTVRAADAVKARVAQLQRAGLAGTSLILDYDESEQIKEQLTDLRTRALISAFVIFSVLLLFLRSFRFAGVVFMTIAFSVLISLNLIYFGGMTLNLLTLMGLAMGFGLIVDNAIVVLESVFRRWQAGRNAVGAATEGARQVVLPILTSTATTLIVFVPFVYLQGELRVFYVPLAIVVALTLGASLLVAFTFIPALAARVLPRVRRDEAATSAAHRSQPRAAGAVPESGDPGDAHSAGAPVGRGRKTPLYTRLYSTIIGFTLRRAWLAVTVAVLAFGGSWYLFENHVTRGVLWGGGMGGLDTYVLINIELPRGSDLERTDNLVRSFEERLAAIPEVERFTSRVTGTYGQITVNFPDSLENTGIPMAIKEQMFSHSLGFTGAEVRVIGRGLGFYGGGGGASPNYSMKVLGYNYEQVREIAEDLGDRLARVPRVRTIDTNSAGRFVRERATEFVVEIERDQLARHDMSVQELVARMNAAVRGQTSEAQLKIGGDEVRYEVKLEGYRDTDVQELLETIIATSTGTGIRLGDVVSIAPVDVLAWIRREDQQYERTVAYEFAGPRRLGDQYYDGIVESTELPVGYVIEEDQGFRWSEEDRRQIYAVLAVSILLIYMVTAALFESVRLPLCVLLTVPMALIGVFLMFFYTGASFTREAYVGVIMMGGIVVNNAILLVDNINRVRRESGGDLHAAILAGTLERVRPILMTTATTVLGLLPLVLFSETADSTIWNALGYALIGGLLSSTVFVLATTPAIYLLIEGRGARAGQVAARAPAA
- the gltX gene encoding glutamate--tRNA ligase, which produces MRVRFAPSPTGFLHVGGARTALFNWLLARRSGGTFVLRIEDTDRARSSEAMTGAILHGLEWLGIDWDEGPFFQSDRVGEHTAAGRKLLAGGHAYRDFSTPEELARDRANIAVLAGEATRAARRRAEALAPGEAEERAAAGEPHAMRFLVPEGSTEWEDAVHGRMRFRNRDIDDLVILRADGSPTYNLAVVCDDAHARIDMVLRGDDHLSNTPKQILLARALGFPVPRFGHVPLILGRDGKRLSKRHGATDIAEYRRDILPEAMVNFLALLGWSPGDDREVMELDEIVRRFSLKRILRKGSVFDADKLAWLNGRHLSRMDLARLGSLVKAQLPQAADATIKDRPGWYEGLLDLLRTRARSLDALARNVLLYLPGEISYEPKAVRKHWKRRAQVEEYLNALRRRFEHCEWQPEPLESSLRSLAEEFGVGAGRLIHPLRVALTGQAASPGIFDVLYHLGKPVSLDRIGRALETLAAGEADPAPAGQTAAAPGSR
- a CDS encoding tetratricopeptide repeat protein, which gives rise to MSGAEKHARALIVKAWRSRWEALQSPPADEADLGVLMARIEADLVRACEISRQAGASKELSAALGKLGHVALDLGHPDKARTLFEESVAAARETRDPLRLAHAVRHLGQVNQRLGRLDSAGRCYEEALDLYDRDRTAHPLDHANAVRPMALLREELGDAEGARHLWRRAAKLYRAAGVEEGVRECETHLSSP
- the ispG gene encoding flavodoxin-dependent (E)-4-hydroxy-3-methylbut-2-enyl-diphosphate synthase produces the protein MSHVKRRPSAAVDIGGVMVGGDHPVVVQSMTNTDTADAAATAAQVAALAAAGSELVRITVNHHPAARAVPEIVARLRDQGVEVPIVGDFHYNGHILLAEHPACARALAKYRINPGNVGAKRRDENFSSIIRLAIEYDKPVRIGVNWGSLDRRLLTELMDENAKRARPRDAGEVVLDAMVESGMRSSVLAEEVGLGHDRIVISAKVSKVQDLVTVYRKLAPLSDYALHLGLTEAGMGIPGIVASAAGLAPLLLEGIGDTIRVSLTPRPGGDRTEEVQVAKQILQSLEIRNFEPQVTSCPGCGRTTSVFFQELAEDIQGYLRAQMPVWKSMHPGVEEMRVAVMGCVVNGPGESKHADIGISLPGTFEEPKAPVYVDGAHYCTLKGEGLADEFKEIVDDYVRRRYGMKETAGAGAGA